The following coding sequences lie in one Glycine soja cultivar W05 chromosome 16, ASM419377v2, whole genome shotgun sequence genomic window:
- the LOC114389330 gene encoding GATA transcription factor 9-like — MNMDMCQNVSVSGECQQVQVFAPSCSSSLDDLFSAQNTEVDVELEWLSEFVEDCFSSPPSCVLVPVGVKTTSTKSTSTSINPSLKRPQQQNEPPLQNFAVPGKARSKRKRLSAPRTNKDPLSIWSHHLNPQNEALCSDPPLLKQAYWLADSELIMPKPKDKEEQQEEVVIMAKEDEEKVIINVSKEISFGDSELDEGSNGQQQPMPRRCTHCLAQRTPQWRAGPLGPKTLCNACGVRYKSGRLLPEYRPAKSPTFVSYLHSNSHKKVMEMRMSVYSISSEQ, encoded by the exons ATGAACATGGATATGTGCCAAAATGTATCAGTTTCCGGTGAGTGCCAACAAGTGCAGGTTTTTGCCCCTTCTTGCTCAAGCAGCCTTGATGACCTCTTCTCTGCTCAGAACACG GAAGTGGATGTTGAGTTGGAGTGGCTTTCAGAATTTGTTGAAGACTGTTTTTCAAGCCCACCAAGCTGTGTCTTGGTACCTGTTGGTGTTAAGACTACAAGTACAAAAAGCACAAGCACAAGCATCAACCCTTCTTTGAAGAGACCTCAACAACAAAATGAGCCACCTTTGCAAAACTTTGCTGTGCCAGGGAAGGCAAGGAGCAAAAGGAAGAGGCTTTCAGCACCAAGAACCAACAAAGACCCTCTAAGCATATGGTCACACCATTTGAACCCTCAAAATGAGGCCTTGTGTTCTGACCCTCCTCTACTCAAACAGGCTTATTGGTTGGCAGACAGTGAACTCATCATGCCAAAGCCAAAGGATAAGGAGGAGCAACAAGAAGAGGTTGTGATCATGGCCAAAGAGGATGAAGAAAAAGTGATTATTAATGTGAGCAAGGAAATAAGCTTTGGGGACTCTGAACTTGATGAGGGTAGCAATGGTCAACAACAACCAATGCCAAGAAGGTGCACACATTGCTTGGCTCAGAGGACCCCACAGTGGAGGGCAGGACCATTAGGTCCAAAGACACTATGCAATGCATGTGGAGTGAGGTACAAGTCTGGTAGGTTGCTACCAGAGTATAGGCCAGCCAAGAGTCCTACTTTTGTGAGCTACTTGCACTCCAATTCCCACAAGAAAGTCATGGAGATGAGGATGTCTGTTTACTCCATTTCTAGTGAGCAGTAG